The Glycine soja cultivar W05 chromosome 4, ASM419377v2, whole genome shotgun sequence genomic sequence GGTATTCGGTCGCTATTATCTTGATATAGTGACCGAAACCTCTTCGATTGCTATCTTCAACTACATATCGGTCGCCCCTTCGGTGGCtaaagtactttttttttaacatatacagCAACCAAAATTGCCATCGAAGTTTTTCAGCGACCTTCCATATCGGTCGCTAATTCAGTTGATGATACAAGTTAGCCATCATGATCATATTCGGTTGCAAATTCAGTCGCGAGTTGCACCATTGACTGTGTGGTCGCTACTTCGGTCGCTAACAGAGACCGAAGATTTTCGGTCGCTAATTTCGGTCGCTAAATTGTATTTTTCTAGTAATGATAGGCATTCTTctgaacacaaaattttgagacAATTTCCCCTTAGTTGCCCAAGTTGAGCTTGATTGAATATTTTCTTTGATACCTAATTGTATTGAATTGATCTGTGACATGGTGGAAAGGGACAGGGGAACTGATACTAGCATGTAGCTTGTGCCAattaaagggaaaaagaaatacAATTCCAAACTCTTTGTCTCATGAATGAAATAAAAGGGgtcaaaagtaaaaaagaaaaaaatgtgctaaaaatagaaaaaaaaaattgacccaagtgcaataataaaataaagaaaaagagagagaaggagggaaatgaatgaaaagaaaagtaaataaaGCTAGTAAAAAAAGAAGGTAAAAGTTCTCCTGATCTTTGAGTAATTGTTGTCTATCTTAATTGGAACTCTATGTTGCATATTCCTTTAGCATCTACCTTCTAGAAATTATTCTTCAATTCTATTCTTATCTTTTTACGAATTTGAAAGAACCTTGAGGACTTTTGAGAGATGAAGAACGTGGACAACACTACTATAACGGATTGTGATCATCGTTCCTACCTATTGgtatgtttatgtttattttatctaGGATTGCTAGTGTTTGTTTGATCATGAATGGCTAGTCCCCCTAGTTCAAGGGATATGACCTAACTATCCTTTTGTACGCTTCTCCTTGTTCTTAATGAGATTCCTCATTGttctatgttaattaattatcttccttatctttattgtttatttggaACCGACCATTCTAATACTAAATTGATTGCATAGGAGTGATCATCTGCTTGTAATTGCTAGATCTAGGTAGAGAATATTTTACATCAAATTGCATGATCAAACTGGTTGGGTACTCTTCGACAGATcagttaatctttaattaatcatcccTATAATTGATTTTATCCTTTGACTTAAATTGATAGGTTCATGATCATTAGGGTATTGATTTAAGGCAAAAAGCATCTTCTGACCTTGATAATAGGCTTTAGTTGATTTTGGGAATAAGTAATTAACTAGGAAGATATTTCATTAGGACTAGGATTAAGGAAAAATTGGTACTAGTGAATCATAACCCCTGACCATTCTTGTCATAACTCAAAACCTCTCTTCAGATtcaactattttcttttttataaaaatgaaaatcataaaaatatttaaactctCTTTTTAATCATCTTAACTGTTAGTTTAATAAACTTGACTAATTGGGAATACAACTAGTCTTTTGGGTTTGATATCCAAACTTTTGAATCCACTGTTATTATTGCCTAGGATACACTTGCCCTTGTGCAAGCCTAACATATTTTATACACCATTTATCTTCCAATTCTTCTTCTGATTTTTCATCAAAGGACTCATTAACTTTTGGCTTTGAACGATGTGGCTTTCATGGGTTTCTAGACGATCAGTTCCTAGGACTTTGgtttctttcattcattatcTTATTAGAGCTCGAGTTACTCAAGAGATAAGTTATCTAAGTTCTTTGAGGCTCTCAATGCAATCATCGTTGTCATAAGTTTTGCCAAGAATTCTAAGTTCATTTAGTATGGTCTAAACCATCCAAACATACTTTGTATGTCTCTGTTTTCATCCATAATAAACATTTCATACTTACGAGTAAGGAGACTGAGTTTGTTTCTTTTATCTCAATGGAACCCTCATATGTTAATGCTAGAGTGTCCCATATATATTTGGCACTTTTGAAACTATGAACTTTAGTGTACTCTTCTTCAGATAGGGTACACATGATAGCATTTCTCGCTCTAGAGTTCAGCGGATATCTCTACTTCTATTCATCAGTCCATTTATTTCTAGAAAGCTCATTCAGATTGTCATTATAAGGAATATGATTCCCATTTTCTACCACGTCCATCACGTAAATATGATAGGACTCCAAGAATGCAATCATTCTTTGCTTCTGGTAatcatattttacttttttgaaGAGTGATGGTCTGTTCACAACTTGTCCTTCATTTTCCATCTTTCAAAGGATCTTTGTTCCTCTACTCTAATAGGCTCTGATATcaactaaaatataagtaacaCACTAGAAGGGGGattgaatagtgtgttagacaaaattttgaaagatttttctcaagataaagATTTTCACAAATGCAAATCTAGTAAAGGTTTGAAATGTGAGCCCTTCCAGAGAGCGTCCAAcaacttaaaacaaattttcttaaaagataGTTTTAACTAAAGAACGTCCAGCAAATGTAACAAATTTTCACAAAGAGACTTTCGCAAAGCTTGTGCATCCTAGGTGTGAAAGGATAACTTAAGATAAAACATGTTATATCAGAAGCTAGAGTAAAACACAaagtttatactggttcactcaaaCTCGTGATCTACATTTAGTTCTCCTTTAAATCTTTGAAGGTTCCActaatcacaaaatttattacaaattaaacaaatattatacTCTCCTACTTTTGACAATAAGTGTTTTCTAGGTCACTCCTAGCACACCCTTATTCTCCCTTGAGATTAAGAAACACCTAAGTATTCTTCTATCACTAAGTCACTCCTAACTTTTCAAACAACAATTTAAAATGAATACAAGACTCAAAATTCTTAAAGAGAGAATATACAATAAAGATCTAATACAAACAAATAGCTATGCAAAGCAAATAATAATTCTTTAAGCACAAGTGTATGATTGTCCAATGATTTGACAGAATTTCAACACTTCAGAAAATTGATAGCAATCTTGTGTATTTCATGTTGAGCCTTGAGACTTCTTTTTATAGACTTCAAAGAAGGTATCCATTACGGGATTAGAGCCTTCCTTGATAAAATTGTTGTCTCTGAGCTGTCGAGCTTGCTACGTGGCAGCGTAGGGAGGAGATAGAGAAGGGACAAATCGTATAACTGTTTTTCGCTGTAGCGCATCCTTTGCTCCGCAAGAATATTCTTCTTTTCTGTCTATAAAAGCACACAAACTTGAAATCCAATATTAgtgaattttgaaatcaatcatcaagaggaaaatttaaattataggaTTTTCTAGAACAAGAATCATCCTCAAGATGCTTTCATGTGTACTGGGCAATCATGTGGACATTAACTAACAtagtataaaacatttttgtaagttagttatatttttttggacACATAAAACTTCTCAATACTTTGGTACTAGTTTTCACAATAAGTTTAGATGCTTGTTTCTTCACAACATATTGGATGCTATATGTTAACTTTAATAAAAACAAGTTCCATTTTGTGGGCACTTAGAGAATATATGATATAAGCTTAAGATATTACCACTCAAGGAACAGACAATGTATTCTTGTAACACTTAGATAAAACCATTAgttcatacaaaatttaatatttctgtTGTAAAAAATCATAGATTTTGAGGGATCTAACATCGCCCAATATCGTAGTTTCTAGCACAACTTAAACTTTTGATAAGAACCAAACATACATAATTGACACTATATATGTATTGTAGGCCTGTATAGACAGGCCATACCATATAATTTACTAAGCATCCTTGAAATGTGGTAGTCACAGACATATTACATATCGTTGATATTCCAACTGATCAAGTCACCGGGTGCCATTCCCAAATCAACACACTAGACCATTTTACATCTTGTAGGGTGAGCTTTGTATTGGCcatattcatatttaatttgattaaaacttTATGTCATTAATTAAATAGTATTCTATTCATTTGTAGGACGAAGCATCCAAGGTGGAAGAATGGCATTAGCTTGGGTTGGAGTTGGGGTTCCTTCGTTATCTCCTTCACCTCTGATTTGTGAGGAGGTTCTGCATCAAATAACCCatatttaattagtatattaTCACTTTCTGTTCAAATTATAACGTGATGAGTAAATGATGCCTCTAGAGGCTTCCTTTAAGTCATGACAACACTTATTACTGACCCAATGACTGCTTTTCCTTAATTTACCCTTCCTAGCTAGTTGCTTTCCATCTTTTCAGAGCATAGTGCATCAGATTGCTTCAATGATTCACAAAACAATTCATGTTCCTGTTGGTTCTTTTCTTTGGATAAAATGAGATTACAAGGCTTAACCTTTCACTTCATACAAATTACCTCAATTAGGGATTGGTACTTTAATCTCCTATGCTTGGTAATTTTCAAGTTACTGTTAGTCAAGCAAGCAGTGAAAATGTTAATATGTTGTTGGTTTTTTAtataagcaaaagatttcaataTTTCATTAGTAAAAAACAAAGCACAAGATGTGAAGAGGTTTATAAATACATGGTAATATAACACTAACAAAATACAAATTCTTAATAGTGCTACCCTACCCAATAGTTTCACGCAACCTATATATGCACAATTTAGTTAAGGAAAGAGGAAAAAATTTCATACTTAAATACATACACAAGTTCAGATATAGAAAGATGGTTGAAAGACTTTTAGGGACATCGGAAATTAAATACACTAACCTAATGTTTGATGTCACCAGTGGTTGGGGAACAAGGGCAGAGGAAGTCAGATCCACTTCATCACCAAGTCGCTCCAGTTGTGCCTGTTGGGCTAGtgccttctctttctcctttatcTAGTTTTCACTCAAATCAACTTAGTCATatgaagtgaaatttgaatgtcTGCATAAATACGTGCGTTCCAATGCATAACCACTTGAGAGGAAGAGAAATAACGCAAAAGCTATAAATTGTAGCTTTTGGTTTGACACGCGTTCAAAGATTAAAGATATGGGGATAAACTATTCCCTTAACActtgagaagaaaataagaaaataaattaaataaatttcttcataaattaaaattaaggttagtaaatttgtaaaaagttttatcctatcagcttttcaCTAAAAGCTTATTGTAACTTAATTATATACGTaacttaattttagtttataaaaaaacttaattcattttttttaattttcttatactgtaatatctataaaaaaaaaagtttatccaaTGCCAAACATATTAACATCCAAAGTCCAAACTAACTGCAGTCAACAACTAGAGTTTTTTATCAGAGTCAAAAGACATTAATTACCTTCTTAGCGAGAGTGTTGTTTTGTTCTTGTAGGGCCTTATCCTGCATCATttgaacataaaattaaatccaCTAATTGTATAGTTAGAGGATCGTCCAAAAAACACTGATGGtttgatataaattaaaaattagtttttcaatatatttaattattactaaTATTGAAATTACATATGTATAATACAACTGACCTCGacataaactatatttttatattgcaaCACAAATAACAACAACGTACGGAGAAATGTTATTAAACAGTCTAttataatgatattaaaatcaaaaattaaaaaatttacttattttataagaaataaaaacatatttaaactttatatttattttccctaAATTATACACGTTCCTATACAAATTATCTTTATAAAGTACCGGGGAGTGGTGGGCAAAGCTTAGTGTAACTATCATAAAAGAAAATGCAGCTCTAGCTGTAGTATTAATAAcgtttctaattatttttttaagaaaataaggtttctaatttagaaagtaatttttgttttatttaattttgatcaaataGGTTTATTATTTCTTTCGTAAATCCTAAAATAGAGTTCTCCCATTAATTAGTGATAAACAacaatttgtttataaaaaaatactctaaaattattaatttagttattgCAGTTGTCCTAATCTCTATCCACATAGATGTGCGACAATGCCtaactttttacatttttgagCAATTTTTGCAAATATTGCATTGAAAGTTAAGTGAGAGAGAGCATTCAAAAGTTGAGTTTCAAAACTCCTTAAACCTACTGTTTTCCCCTTACCtattggaatagaaaattaCCTACTATAACTAATTTTGCACTTACATAAGGATGGGAAGGCTATTCACATTAACCTTTTAAAAAGTTGAGTTTTTTTCCAAGTAaggaaatattttctttaatatagATAGTTTTCATAGTTATACCCATAAAACATCACAGATTTATCAAGTTTACTAGCTTTATCCCCAATCTGTACACACTTTAAATAAacagtttctaaaaaaatttcttttcaagtAAGATTTCTAAGAAATCatctattataatttaaaataattacaaagtAATTACTGCCCAAGTAAAATTAACTTGTGGGATAGTTTATTCATAAAGTTAAGTTTCGGGGAAAATAAGTCCAAAATAGCCTATGTAAATTTCAAGACTTAAAATGCATGGCTTGGAATGAAAGTACACAATAtacatggttttttttttttttttaattatacatataGATCTAACCACTTTTATACttgactaaaataaatatcttgTTCATGATAATCCTAATAACTAAATAACTGACAAAAATTGCAATATTTACATTGTGGGCTATATTATTACACCACTTTTGCGTAAACAAGTGGATGGATTGTAAATAGTAATCCAGTTGAATGTGTAGTTCAAAGATATTGTAGAATTTTGTTCATAATATAGAAGTCTTGATCTATAATAACTAAATAACTGACAAAAATTGCAATATTTACATTGTGGGCTATATTATTACACCACTTTTGCGTAAACAAGTGGATGATGGATTGTAAATAGTAATCCAGTTGAATGTGTAGTTCAAAGATATTGCAGAATTTTGTTCATAATATAGAAGTCTTAATCTATAATGACGAATGAACTAGCTAAAATAACAGACATCATATTTAATATCTAATCAGACATGTTCAAGGTACTACTAGTACAAATTATGTTGTACATTTCATATTTAGGTGCTACTGGTaccaattaatatatattatttgcctttccaaaaaaaaaaaaaaatacatgttcaACGTATATATGTTTCCCCATTAACCTATAATACTAAGCTTTATTAACCTCGAGACTctcattatgatttttaattccaTGATTATTAGTAGCTTTACAACTCAACTTTAGGTTCTATTTAAGAGGAAAATAACATATTTCCTTTAAGAAATGAGAATGCCTTGCTGAgccttccaattttttttcatttcaaaccAAGCCACTATTTTCTCTCGTGGAACTTGTTTTACAAGCATGTCATCACCTATAATATGATTATGTTTAGAGTTGTCAAAGTGAACAAATTCGACTTATCTAGGTTAGTCCACCACATATTGGTAAAACCAGTAAGCCAAAAAATTGTTAATCCGGCCAGCTCAACCATCACATTATACGAGTTGGctcaactaaaactaaaaagaaataaatataaagaatataaaaagaaaaaagtaacaaaaaaacacacaagAAAATTTGAGGTGCTAAAATTTTGAAGCGATAATTGAAATCCAATACAATAGTAAATTTATCACATTGTGTCCCATAGTCAAACATGGGAAACTATATATGTTAAGGATTTGGTAACTCATATTCACATTCCAATTCTATATctaattataaaaagataagttaGGGTATAtcttttattatgattaaaatagaattaaataattaggTTTATGTGTTAGATATTTTAGTTACTTAATGAactagtgtaatttttttaaggcaaTGAATTAGTGTagtaatttgtaaattatttaaaaaaaacccaTGAGTCAATTTAATTCACCACAAATTCAACCTGAATGAACCATTATTTAAAGCAAATGTCTCCTCATAGTCAATTTCATAAATTTGAACATATGCTTTTGCAACTATTATTGTCTTACAATCAAATGATCcattaaattgatattttaaggTACATATATCAATTTAGATGAACAATTTGGGGAGTGATAATACAACTGAATATTTTTCTGTggcctttaatttatttatgacttgTCTTGCCATCATACTCATCAGTTAAGTTGCCCTCAAATAccacaacaaaaaattataatatttacgaACATGTTATATCCATGAGTTAATTGCTTCCACTTCTTGAGGAAGAGAACAAAATTGTTTCCACCATTCATTGATTCGTTGAGCAGTTGTTATTTTGCAACCTATACTTATAAAAAGATGAAAGCAACAAGACTCACCTTTTTATGAAGCTCTGAAATAGATTCATACATCAGTTGGTTCTgcgaattatataattaaatagtcAGAATAACAATGACATTCAATTCAAACTATATAGCAAAACTATGGGTTGCATGGTTTTACCTTCCGTGATCTAATGTGTTTGAGAGCACTTTCAAGCTGATGCTCCAAATTCTGAAGCTCTTTGATACTTAGGCCCTCCAAATCTTGTCCCATAAAATTCCTGCAAAATAACAGGCAAACCCtacagttttatattttattaattacacaACACAAAAGTGAAAAGCCCTTGCTCAAACTAATTTAATACCTTTGATTTTTCTGTAGGACTTCCAACCTTGCTTTCAGCTTTGCATGTTCCAGAGTCCAATTTTCCTAACATAGTATACAATAAAATTAGTGTTCTCTGATTCTTATAATTTCCTGTAGCAACAGAAAGTTGCACTATAGATataaaaagaaggaaataattcaattttatcagttgaaaatttctcttaatttgaacaaaattggcatacatatataaaaattgatgcATCAGTTTGTTTAGCATGTAAAATTGGTAAAATGATCGTAGGTGGGGCTTAGAGAGAGGACAGGATGACATCCAAATATTATCAATGATTAATGCTTTTCATCTGATATTATCAATTGATAAATCAATCAGTAAAATGAGTTGATGATTTATTATAAGAGCTGATAGCCTACAGTTAGTGGTTGATCACTTGCAACAAGCTGCCTCTCTGCATATGAATACCTCTCATACCGTTCAAGAATTTTTTCCATACTGATGACAAAGGAAAGCAAAAGTGAGCAAtgatagtttatatatattgataacaAAGCCCAAATACTAACCAACATGCAGTACTTAATTGTTCAAAAACATACAGCTTAATGCATGTATGATACCAGTATTAAAATACCTAGAAGAATAAATTCACATTCCCGTTAACATACTAgctaaaatattcaataattttttaaattaacacaaggaaaagagaaagaattgAACAAATAGACTTCCAATTTTTAGTCAACATCACATTCAAGCACATACATAGTAAAAAGGAATTCTTAGACAAAGATATAGGAATCTTTAgggtttttttatttcataatataGGAATCTTTAGTTGAAAAAAGgaaatctaatttattttttatgtttggtgagagtaaaaaaattaattaaaaatataattactttatgattttataaaaataaaaaatcttatcatCCATGTCATCTCAATCTATGATTTTATATTGTGAATACATTCTAATTATATTCAAACAAATCTAAGCGGATACCATTACCATCATATGAAGTGAAAATATTGACCCCGAGGTAAGATTAACACTCGTCCATACATAccttttattatcatttaaattagaattttaaatacgTAGCTACTGTCAACATTcccattcataaaaatatttgtctacactttttaattttattttcctaactcttcttttatttaagaaagaaataatatccTCTACCTTAGTCTTACCATGTTCTAACCAGGAGTATCCAAATTCACATTTTTCCGTATATGGATTTAACACATGGTGGGATGGGTAACTTAGGTGTGCTTCCAACTTTATATTgtttaatcaaacaaaacaaaatatcattatgacACATAGGACAATGAGTACTCCAACCCTTATGCATTATGCATTGAATTAAGTACAGGACAAGAACAACAATCCTCATTTTTCAGAGGAAATCTATAACAAAGATCTTACTTTCGTAAGATCCAAAAAATACTAACCAAGTCAGTTGAAACATGCCtaaatatcatctcattctTTTGAAGTCGTatgaatcaaataattaattaaaaacaaattaattatcatccatacctttctctttctcttccctCTCAATTTTAAGATTccgatttttttaatattagtcaATCATCAAGGACAAATAATACTTTTAAATGCACTAAACCGACAGGGGATATGAGGCATTAACTTAATTGATATATATCTCAGTATTTCACATAAAGTCATCCAATGCCTCATAAAGTCATCAAACCAAATAcatatgatatttatattttttttcacacacACGTTATACCATAAAAGGGCTTGACGTCTTGGTAAACAAGTTGCACTTCAAGAGGGGGAGCAAAgttaaaatttagaataataATCACCCGTCGCGTCTCCGACACATGCATAAGGTGATTGACGGCTTAGGACTCCCATTTTGAAGAGTCCCACAACTTTTAaacaatctaaaaaaataaatttattaacttcattttggtgaattttttaatatataagaattttgtatattatatttttatgattaaatttataaattcatcaaattttttgtcgataaattatttatgaaatacgTTTCCGttatttaaggattttttttttaattttttcttcatgcTCCAAAAATATCCAAGACAACACTGATGGATAATCACTTGTTGGGAGGACCCgtgtctaaattttatttttttttatttatagaaataaaaagaagtaccaaaaaatttacaaaaactcGCCTACTATTATGACTAAGATTTGTATATGTCataaaaggttttaaaaaatagtttgtgACTGTGATTTCAGCCGGTGAAACTTTTTAGGATGCATACAGCTACAACATAATTGCAATTAACTG encodes the following:
- the LOC114409649 gene encoding truncated transcription factor CAULIFLOWER A-like isoform X1; translation: MGRGRVQLKRIENKINRQVTFSKRRSGLLKKAHEISVLCDAEVALIVFSTKGKLFEYSSDPCMEKILERYERYSYAERQLVASDQPLTENWTLEHAKLKARLEVLQKNQRVCLLFCRNFMGQDLEGLSIKELQNLEHQLESALKHIRSRKNQLMYESISELHKKDKALQEQNNTLAKKIKEKEKALAQQAQLERLGDEVDLTSSALVPQPLVTSNIRTSSQIRGEGDNEGTPTPTQANAILPPWMLRPTNE
- the LOC114409649 gene encoding truncated transcription factor CAULIFLOWER A-like isoform X3; the encoded protein is MGRGRVQLKRIENKINRQVTFSKRRSGLLKKAHEISVLCDAEVALIVFSTKGKLFEYSSDPCMEKILERYERYSYAERQLVASDQPLTENWTLEHAKLKARLEVLQKNQRNFMGQDLEGLSIKELQNLEHQLESALKHIRSRKNQLMYESISELHKKDKALQEQNNTLAKKIKEKEKALAQQAQLERLGDEVDLTSSALVPQPLVTSNIRTSSQIRGEGDNEGTPTPTQANAILPPWMLRPTNE
- the LOC114409649 gene encoding truncated transcription factor CAULIFLOWER A-like isoform X4, producing MGRGRVQLKRIENKINRQVTFSKRRSGLLKKAHEISVLCDAEVALIVFSTKGKLFEYSSDPCMEKILERYERYSYAERQLVASDQPLTENWTLEHAKLKARLEVLQKNQRVCLLFCRNFMGQDLEGLSIKELQNLEHQLESALKHIRSRKNQLMYESISELHKKDKALQEQNNTLAKKIKEKEKALAQQAQLERLGDEVDLTSSALVPQPLVTSNISNLKITKHRRLKYQSLIENLLTNQR
- the LOC114409649 gene encoding truncated transcription factor CAULIFLOWER A-like isoform X2; translated protein: MGRGRVQLKRIENKINRQVTFSKRRSGLLKKAHEISVLCDAEVALIVFSTKGKLFEYSSDPCMEKILERYERYSYAERQLVASDQPLTENWTLEHAKLKARLEVLQKNQRVCLLFCRNFMGQDLEGLSIKELQNLEHQLESALKHIRSRKNQLMYESISELHKKDKALQEQNNTLAKKIKEKEKALAQQAQLERLGDEVDLTSSALVPQPLVTSNISNLKITKHRRLKYQSLIEQSDALCSEKMESN